Genomic segment of Candidatus Campbellbacteria bacterium:
ATTTTCTCTTATGTTTCCATTTAATATCGTTCTTTTGTCTACAAGCTCACCTTGAGACCTTTGCAATACATTTTTCTCCTCTGCCCTTTTTTGTTTTGTTTCTTTTAATTCATTATTTTCTAATTGAAATACATCAATTCTTTCATGTAATGTTCCTTCTATTCTTCGCGTGTCATATATGTATCTGGAGGCAGATAAAATGGTGATATCTTCATTAGAAGCAAAAAGAAATTCATAATGTCCGTTCATTTCCTGCTCGTTTGCAGCGCGATAAAGTTTAGCAAGCAAGCTTTTTGTTTCTTTTATCTTTCTCTCTCTTTCTTCCACCCTAAGAGTAAGCCGTTTAATCTCAAGGTTTGACTTTTGTATCCCTACTTGCAATCTTTTTATATCTGCTCCAATTTTATTTTTTGTTGATTCTAATTGCCGCAATTTGTTGGTTAATGTTTTTTTCTCAGCACCCGTCTCTTCAAGTTCTTTTTTATACTTTTCTATCTCTTTTTCTATCTCTCTTATTTGATTGTTTTTGTCATCTATACTATTCCTCAATTCTTCCTCATTTTCATTTTCTTGTGCCAAAATATAATTAACATTTGAAACGCTAAAAGAAACCAAAAGAAAAATCCCGACAATAAAAATAAAATATATATTTGATATTAATTTTAACGCGCCCATAATAAATCTATAGCATTATCTATGCGAACAAGCGTTTCCTTCTTCCCTACTGCAAACGCAATCATAAAAGGACTTGGTGATTTGGCTCTACCGGATAATGTATATCTGAGAGGCCACAAAACCTGCCCCTTACCCTCTTTTGAGGCATAAGAATCTAACGCATTTTCTATTTCAGCGATATTCCATTTA
This window contains:
- a CDS encoding peptidoglycan DD-metalloendopeptidase family protein gives rise to the protein MGALKLISNIYFIFIVGIFLLVSFSVSNVNYILAQENENEEELRNSIDDKNNQIREIEKEIEKYKKELEETGAEKKTLTNKLRQLESTKNKIGADIKRLQVGIQKSNLEIKRLTLRVEERERKIKETKSLLAKLYRAANEQEMNGHYEFLFASNEDITILSASRYIYDTRRIEGTLHERIDVFQLENNELKETKQKRAEEKNVLQRSQGELVDKRTILNGNIRENSNLIAQTRNEEKKYQELLTDRENKRRELELEILDFEGRLQFILDPKSIPKAGAILSWPIVSPRLTQGFGCTSFARRNKHIYGGKCFHPGIDIGASVGTKLLAPLEGIVRATGNTDSKRGCYSFGKWIAIDHPNGLSTIYAHLSIIKVKEGDKVRRGELIGYTGNTGVSTGPHLDFRVYASKGLKVVRFEQISPSTSCRGISVPTAANTAKLNPLDYLPS